The Falco peregrinus isolate bFalPer1 chromosome 9, bFalPer1.pri, whole genome shotgun sequence genome includes a window with the following:
- the LPXN gene encoding leupaxin isoform X3 has product MEDLGAAATSGSASERGFEGSIQPLLPSPPPTAAARQLDELLADLGHMQSKLVAVGQGAGVPAEPKSLLDNMLGSLTRDLQELGIAATPAGVCTACHKPISGRVLTALGKTWHPEHFTCAHCGQELGGQAFFERGGRAYCEDDYHQAFSPRCAYCAGPIREKVLTALDQTWHPEHFFCAHCGKVFGDDAFHEHSGKPYCRQDFLAMFAPKCQGCERPVTDNYLTALHGVWHPECFVCAVSAQRGPRGERVPEAVPAFPVFFHPGVPERLRRWLLLRAGGSALLRAALPPAAGQHLPRLRPPGHRPLHHSCRAQVPPRALHLRLLPGAAAERHLPRARQQDVLPGLPRQALPLSPQHAATLPACLPGPSTVRLS; this is encoded by the exons ATGGAGGATTTAG GCGCAGCTGCCACCTCAGGCTCAGCCTCAGAGAGAGGATTTGAAGGCAGCATACAG CCGCTGCTGCCGTCGcccccacccacagcagctgcccGGCAGCTGGACGAGCTCCTGGCTGACCTGGGCCACATGCAGAGCAAG CTagtggctgtggggcagggagccGGGGTGCCAGCGGAGCCCAAGTCCCTGCTGGACAATATGCTGGGCAGCCTCACACGGgacctgcaggagctgggaatcGCAGCCACCCCCGCTGGCGTCTGCACCGCCTGCCACAAGCCCATCTCCGGCAGG gTGCTTACAGCCCTGGGCAAAACCTGGCACCCCGAGCACTTCACCTGTGCCCACTgcgggcaggagctggggggccAGGCCTTCTTTGAGCGGGGTGGGCGGGCATACTGCGAGGATGACTACCACCAGGCCTTTTCCCCCCGCTGCGCCTACTGTGCTGGCCCCATCCGCGAG AAAGTCCTCACAGCCCTGGACCAGACCTGGCACCCCGAGCACTTCTTCTGCGCCCACTGTGGGAAGGTGTTTGGAGACGACG CTTTCCACGAGCACAGCGGGAAGCCGTACTGCCGCCAGGACTTCCTGGCCATGTTTGCCCCGAAGTGCCAGGGCTGCGAGCGCCCTGTGACAGACAATTACCTGACGGCTCTGCACGGCGTCTGGCACCCCGAGTGCTTCGTCTGCGCGGTGAGTGCCCAGCGGGGACCCAGGGGTGAGCGTGTTCCTGAGGCTGTGCCAGCCTTCCCCGTCTTCTTCCACCCAGGAGTGCCTGAGCGGCTTCGCCGGTGGCTCCTTCTACGAGCTGGAGGGTCGGCCCTACTGCGAGCTGCACTTCCACCAGCGGCAGGGCAGCATCTGCCACGGCTGCGGCCACCCGGTCACCGGCCGCTGCATCACAGCTGCAGGGCGCAAGTACCACCCCGAGCACTTCATCTGCGCCTACTGCCTGGGGCAGCTGCGGAAAGGCACCTTCCGCGAGCGCGGCAACAAGATGTACTGCCAGGCTTGCCACGACAAGCTCTTCCTCTGAGCCCCCAGCACGCAGCCACCCTtcccgcctgcctgcctggccccagcaccGTCCGGCTGAGCTGA
- the LPXN gene encoding leupaxin isoform X1, which translates to MEDLDALLAELEQSSRPAPKDCVPQVPSSCKQDPVAARPSAPCGQQPVASAALKAQLPPQAQPQREDLKAAYSPIPVPQPLLPSPPPTAAARQLDELLADLGHMQSKLVAVGQGAGVPAEPKSLLDNMLGSLTRDLQELGIAATPAGVCTACHKPISGRVLTALGKTWHPEHFTCAHCGQELGGQAFFERGGRAYCEDDYHQAFSPRCAYCAGPIREKVLTALDQTWHPEHFFCAHCGKVFGDDAFHEHSGKPYCRQDFLAMFAPKCQGCERPVTDNYLTALHGVWHPECFVCAVSAQRGPRGERVPEAVPAFPVFFHPGVPERLRRWLLLRAGGSALLRAALPPAAGQHLPRLRPPGHRPLHHSCRAQVPPRALHLRLLPGAAAERHLPRARQQDVLPGLPRQALPLSPQHAATLPACLPGPSTVRLS; encoded by the exons ATGGAGGATTTAG ATGCTCTGCTGGCAGAACTGGAGCAGAGCTCTCGCCCAGCCCCCAAGGACTGTGTGCCGCAggtgcccagctcctgcaagcAGGATCCTGTCGCAGCCAGGCCCTCAGCCCCCTGCGGCCAGCAGCCGGTTGCCTCGGCAGCCCTGAAG GCGCAGCTGCCACCTCAGGCTCAGCCTCAGAGAGAGGATTTGAAGGCAGCATACAG CCCCATACCGGTCCCACAGCCGCTGCTGCCGTCGcccccacccacagcagctgcccGGCAGCTGGACGAGCTCCTGGCTGACCTGGGCCACATGCAGAGCAAG CTagtggctgtggggcagggagccGGGGTGCCAGCGGAGCCCAAGTCCCTGCTGGACAATATGCTGGGCAGCCTCACACGGgacctgcaggagctgggaatcGCAGCCACCCCCGCTGGCGTCTGCACCGCCTGCCACAAGCCCATCTCCGGCAGG gTGCTTACAGCCCTGGGCAAAACCTGGCACCCCGAGCACTTCACCTGTGCCCACTgcgggcaggagctggggggccAGGCCTTCTTTGAGCGGGGTGGGCGGGCATACTGCGAGGATGACTACCACCAGGCCTTTTCCCCCCGCTGCGCCTACTGTGCTGGCCCCATCCGCGAG AAAGTCCTCACAGCCCTGGACCAGACCTGGCACCCCGAGCACTTCTTCTGCGCCCACTGTGGGAAGGTGTTTGGAGACGACG CTTTCCACGAGCACAGCGGGAAGCCGTACTGCCGCCAGGACTTCCTGGCCATGTTTGCCCCGAAGTGCCAGGGCTGCGAGCGCCCTGTGACAGACAATTACCTGACGGCTCTGCACGGCGTCTGGCACCCCGAGTGCTTCGTCTGCGCGGTGAGTGCCCAGCGGGGACCCAGGGGTGAGCGTGTTCCTGAGGCTGTGCCAGCCTTCCCCGTCTTCTTCCACCCAGGAGTGCCTGAGCGGCTTCGCCGGTGGCTCCTTCTACGAGCTGGAGGGTCGGCCCTACTGCGAGCTGCACTTCCACCAGCGGCAGGGCAGCATCTGCCACGGCTGCGGCCACCCGGTCACCGGCCGCTGCATCACAGCTGCAGGGCGCAAGTACCACCCCGAGCACTTCATCTGCGCCTACTGCCTGGGGCAGCTGCGGAAAGGCACCTTCCGCGAGCGCGGCAACAAGATGTACTGCCAGGCTTGCCACGACAAGCTCTTCCTCTGAGCCCCCAGCACGCAGCCACCCTtcccgcctgcctgcctggccccagcaccGTCCGGCTGAGCTGA
- the LPXN gene encoding leupaxin isoform X4 — MQSKLVAVGQGAGVPAEPKSLLDNMLGSLTRDLQELGIAATPAGVCTACHKPISGRVLTALGKTWHPEHFTCAHCGQELGGQAFFERGGRAYCEDDYHQAFSPRCAYCAGPIREKVLTALDQTWHPEHFFCAHCGKVFGDDAFHEHSGKPYCRQDFLAMFAPKCQGCERPVTDNYLTALHGVWHPECFVCAVSAQRGPRGERVPEAVPAFPVFFHPGVPERLRRWLLLRAGGSALLRAALPPAAGQHLPRLRPPGHRPLHHSCRAQVPPRALHLRLLPGAAAERHLPRARQQDVLPGLPRQALPLSPQHAATLPACLPGPSTVRLS, encoded by the exons ATGCAGAGCAAG CTagtggctgtggggcagggagccGGGGTGCCAGCGGAGCCCAAGTCCCTGCTGGACAATATGCTGGGCAGCCTCACACGGgacctgcaggagctgggaatcGCAGCCACCCCCGCTGGCGTCTGCACCGCCTGCCACAAGCCCATCTCCGGCAGG gTGCTTACAGCCCTGGGCAAAACCTGGCACCCCGAGCACTTCACCTGTGCCCACTgcgggcaggagctggggggccAGGCCTTCTTTGAGCGGGGTGGGCGGGCATACTGCGAGGATGACTACCACCAGGCCTTTTCCCCCCGCTGCGCCTACTGTGCTGGCCCCATCCGCGAG AAAGTCCTCACAGCCCTGGACCAGACCTGGCACCCCGAGCACTTCTTCTGCGCCCACTGTGGGAAGGTGTTTGGAGACGACG CTTTCCACGAGCACAGCGGGAAGCCGTACTGCCGCCAGGACTTCCTGGCCATGTTTGCCCCGAAGTGCCAGGGCTGCGAGCGCCCTGTGACAGACAATTACCTGACGGCTCTGCACGGCGTCTGGCACCCCGAGTGCTTCGTCTGCGCGGTGAGTGCCCAGCGGGGACCCAGGGGTGAGCGTGTTCCTGAGGCTGTGCCAGCCTTCCCCGTCTTCTTCCACCCAGGAGTGCCTGAGCGGCTTCGCCGGTGGCTCCTTCTACGAGCTGGAGGGTCGGCCCTACTGCGAGCTGCACTTCCACCAGCGGCAGGGCAGCATCTGCCACGGCTGCGGCCACCCGGTCACCGGCCGCTGCATCACAGCTGCAGGGCGCAAGTACCACCCCGAGCACTTCATCTGCGCCTACTGCCTGGGGCAGCTGCGGAAAGGCACCTTCCGCGAGCGCGGCAACAAGATGTACTGCCAGGCTTGCCACGACAAGCTCTTCCTCTGAGCCCCCAGCACGCAGCCACCCTtcccgcctgcctgcctggccccagcaccGTCCGGCTGAGCTGA
- the LPXN gene encoding leupaxin isoform X2: MEDLDALLAELEQSSRPAPKDCVPQVPSSCKQDPVAARPSAPCGQQPVASAALKAQLPPQAQPQREDLKAAYSPIPVPQPLLPSPPPTAAARQLDELLADLGHMQSKLVAVGQGAGVPAEPKSLLDNMLGSLTRDLQELGIAATPAGVCTACHKPISGRVLTALGKTWHPEHFTCAHCGQELGGQAFFERGGRAYCEDDYHQAFSPRCAYCAGPIREKVLTALDQTWHPEHFFCAHCGKVFGDDAFHEHSGKPYCRQDFLAMFAPKCQGCERPVTDNYLTALHGVWHPECFVCAECLSGFAGGSFYELEGRPYCELHFHQRQGSICHGCGHPVTGRCITAAGRKYHPEHFICAYCLGQLRKGTFRERGNKMYCQACHDKLFL; the protein is encoded by the exons ATGGAGGATTTAG ATGCTCTGCTGGCAGAACTGGAGCAGAGCTCTCGCCCAGCCCCCAAGGACTGTGTGCCGCAggtgcccagctcctgcaagcAGGATCCTGTCGCAGCCAGGCCCTCAGCCCCCTGCGGCCAGCAGCCGGTTGCCTCGGCAGCCCTGAAG GCGCAGCTGCCACCTCAGGCTCAGCCTCAGAGAGAGGATTTGAAGGCAGCATACAG CCCCATACCGGTCCCACAGCCGCTGCTGCCGTCGcccccacccacagcagctgcccGGCAGCTGGACGAGCTCCTGGCTGACCTGGGCCACATGCAGAGCAAG CTagtggctgtggggcagggagccGGGGTGCCAGCGGAGCCCAAGTCCCTGCTGGACAATATGCTGGGCAGCCTCACACGGgacctgcaggagctgggaatcGCAGCCACCCCCGCTGGCGTCTGCACCGCCTGCCACAAGCCCATCTCCGGCAGG gTGCTTACAGCCCTGGGCAAAACCTGGCACCCCGAGCACTTCACCTGTGCCCACTgcgggcaggagctggggggccAGGCCTTCTTTGAGCGGGGTGGGCGGGCATACTGCGAGGATGACTACCACCAGGCCTTTTCCCCCCGCTGCGCCTACTGTGCTGGCCCCATCCGCGAG AAAGTCCTCACAGCCCTGGACCAGACCTGGCACCCCGAGCACTTCTTCTGCGCCCACTGTGGGAAGGTGTTTGGAGACGACG CTTTCCACGAGCACAGCGGGAAGCCGTACTGCCGCCAGGACTTCCTGGCCATGTTTGCCCCGAAGTGCCAGGGCTGCGAGCGCCCTGTGACAGACAATTACCTGACGGCTCTGCACGGCGTCTGGCACCCCGAGTGCTTCGTCTGCGCG GAGTGCCTGAGCGGCTTCGCCGGTGGCTCCTTCTACGAGCTGGAGGGTCGGCCCTACTGCGAGCTGCACTTCCACCAGCGGCAGGGCAGCATCTGCCACGGCTGCGGCCACCCGGTCACCGGCCGCTGCATCACAGCTGCAGGGCGCAAGTACCACCCCGAGCACTTCATCTGCGCCTACTGCCTGGGGCAGCTGCGGAAAGGCACCTTCCGCGAGCGCGGCAACAAGATGTACTGCCAGGCTTGCCACGACAAGCTCTTCCTCTGA